Proteins from a genomic interval of Flammeovirgaceae bacterium SG7u.111:
- a CDS encoding crosslink repair DNA glycosylase YcaQ family protein produces the protein MPATESLSIQQARKLVLLSQRLPPVKQKGSAKEATLEAIEHLGYIQIDTISVIQRAHHHTLWSRNPRYKSSQLEALLAEKHVFEYWSHAAAYLPMKDYRYSLPRKNALASGKQSHWFKRDEGMMKKVLDRIKEEGPLMAKDFEHKGKKIKEWGSKPAKQALETLFMEGKLMIPYRVNFHKVYELTERVLPTGLDTSEPTPKEHTRFLITRFLQANGMGQASEIAYLLKNTKPLVSETLQEMHENGELVEVNAESSNYFALPATLELLNKPLSRTKLNILSPFDNLLIQRKRMAAFFDFDYQIECYMPEPKRKFGYFSLPILWDGKLVARMDCKADRKTSIFHINHLALEPSLRKKEQFAVAFSKELPSFVEFNGCNNLLLHKTSPASFKSELDYRIF, from the coding sequence ATGCCAGCAACCGAATCACTTTCTATACAGCAAGCAAGAAAACTGGTGTTGCTTTCGCAAAGGCTACCGCCTGTTAAACAGAAAGGCAGCGCTAAAGAAGCAACCCTTGAAGCTATAGAGCACCTTGGCTACATCCAAATAGATACTATTTCGGTTATTCAGCGAGCGCATCACCATACTTTATGGAGTAGAAATCCACGCTACAAGTCCTCGCAGCTCGAAGCTCTTTTGGCTGAGAAACACGTGTTCGAATACTGGTCGCATGCAGCGGCTTATTTGCCCATGAAGGATTACCGCTATAGCCTTCCTCGCAAAAATGCTCTTGCCAGCGGAAAGCAAAGTCATTGGTTCAAGAGGGATGAAGGCATGATGAAAAAGGTGCTTGATCGGATTAAAGAAGAAGGTCCTTTGATGGCCAAAGACTTTGAGCACAAGGGGAAAAAAATAAAAGAATGGGGTTCGAAACCTGCTAAGCAAGCATTGGAAACACTGTTCATGGAGGGCAAACTCATGATCCCTTATAGAGTAAATTTCCACAAGGTATATGAATTGACCGAACGCGTTTTGCCCACAGGCTTGGATACTTCCGAGCCAACACCCAAAGAACATACCCGCTTTCTGATCACTCGTTTTTTACAAGCCAACGGTATGGGGCAGGCAAGTGAAATAGCCTATCTGCTGAAAAATACGAAACCGCTTGTAAGCGAAACCTTGCAAGAGATGCATGAGAACGGCGAACTGGTGGAGGTAAATGCAGAGAGTAGCAACTACTTTGCCCTGCCTGCTACCCTAGAGCTGCTGAACAAACCCCTGAGCCGAACCAAACTCAACATCCTTTCCCCTTTCGACAACCTTCTTATCCAGCGCAAGCGCATGGCAGCATTCTTTGACTTTGATTATCAAATAGAATGCTACATGCCTGAACCTAAACGCAAATTCGGCTATTTTTCATTACCAATTTTGTGGGATGGAAAGCTCGTTGCCCGAATGGACTGCAAGGCTGATAGAAAAACCTCCATCTTTCACATCAACCATCTTGCACTAGAACCCTCCCTCCGAAAAAAGGAACAATTTGCAGTGGCTTTCTCGAAAGAACTACCCTCTTTTGTGGAATTCAATGGGTGCAATAACCTTCTTTTGCACAAGACAAGCCCAGCAAGTTTTAAAAGCGAATTGGATTACAGAATATTTTGA
- a CDS encoding glycoside hydrolase family 18 protein, translating into MAYYVPEHNFEPKKIPVEKLTHIIYSFTHVIDGEMKFGKPEVAGPKLEALVNQKERNPNLKVMIACGGWGADGFSDMALTEENRAKFIKSASEFIKKYQLDGVDIDWEYPGISGAGTKAREEDTGNFTALMKGLREMLDTFDAPKVLTFASAGWKHYYDHIEVNEVMKYADYINVMTYDQVSGVSDYTGHHAPLGDVSSENMLGTPFHDHLDSLYQTGDNPDPHPRSAQKIVDFLINKGVNAKQIVIGGAFYGRVWEGVPPENNGLYQLSGGIHIGWMAYHQIRDTYEQDSSFQRFWDDNAQAPFMYNSTDSLMLSYDDTVSVAQKTKYAMAKGLGGIMFWELGNDTKEEGSLLDAIYKAAQD; encoded by the coding sequence ATGGCCTATTATGTGCCAGAGCATAATTTCGAACCCAAAAAAATACCTGTCGAAAAGCTTACTCATATCATCTATTCTTTCACCCATGTGATCGACGGAGAAATGAAATTCGGGAAGCCAGAAGTAGCGGGTCCAAAGCTGGAGGCTCTTGTCAATCAAAAAGAACGCAATCCAAACCTGAAAGTAATGATCGCTTGCGGTGGCTGGGGAGCAGATGGATTTTCGGATATGGCTCTTACTGAAGAGAACCGTGCAAAGTTTATAAAAAGCGCTTCAGAGTTTATAAAAAAGTATCAGCTAGATGGAGTGGATATTGACTGGGAATATCCGGGAATATCAGGAGCAGGTACCAAGGCACGAGAAGAAGATACTGGAAATTTTACTGCCTTGATGAAAGGCTTACGTGAGATGCTGGACACCTTTGATGCACCAAAAGTCCTGACCTTCGCATCAGCCGGCTGGAAGCACTACTACGACCACATCGAAGTAAACGAGGTAATGAAATATGCTGACTACATCAATGTAATGACCTATGACCAAGTATCTGGCGTATCTGATTATACGGGTCATCATGCGCCTTTAGGGGATGTGAGCAGTGAAAATATGCTAGGCACGCCGTTCCACGATCACCTAGATAGCTTGTATCAAACTGGTGACAACCCTGATCCTCATCCACGTTCTGCACAGAAAATTGTAGATTTCCTGATCAATAAAGGGGTCAATGCCAAACAGATAGTAATTGGGGGAGCCTTCTACGGTAGGGTTTGGGAAGGCGTGCCACCAGAAAACAACGGACTGTACCAGCTTAGCGGAGGTATACACATTGGGTGGATGGCCTATCATCAAATTAGAGATACGTATGAACAAGATAGTAGTTTTCAGCGCTTTTGGGACGATAATGCCCAAGCACCTTTTATGTATAATTCTACAGACAGTTTAATGCTCTCTTATGATGATACAGTATCAGTAGCACAAAAAACCAAATATGCCATGGCAAAAGGATTGGGTGGCATTATGTTTTGGGAATTAGGCAATGATACGAAAGAGGAAGGAAGCTTGCTTGACGCAATTTATAAAGCTGCACAAGATTAA
- a CDS encoding NAD(P)/FAD-dependent oxidoreductase gives MEKKDITVVGGGITGLAIAYIAAKNGKSVRVVEASKNFGGLLNTFYIGGNHLEYYYHHFFTHDAELNWLIKELGISDQLEFHETTMGVFRNGKIFDFNSPFDLLKFSPISFIDKIRFGLTSLYLGKVAQWEKFEGVSSMDWLYKWAGKGTTNSLWKPLLDIKFGPHAEKVPLAWMIGRLRQRMNSRKKGDEKLGYLKGSLKTLLDALLEKLVEMGVELVGEAPVTELLIEGKKLKGIETPKGKIEGGEFVMTIPTIYLSPLLGAASKLKAQLEEIKYFGAVCTILELDRSLSPIYWLNVSDEGFPFGGIIEHTNFISPENYEGKHLVYLSRYFDMEEDLAQMSVEEIGKIMVAPLSKIYPDFKESEIKQLHVFKTKTAATVCDLNFSGKVPSNKTEIEGLYLANMAHIYPDERSANNSVRVAAEACQAMGLDASFVPANASLAGKIGFE, from the coding sequence TTGGAAAAGAAAGATATAACGGTAGTTGGTGGAGGCATCACAGGCTTGGCTATTGCCTACATAGCTGCTAAAAATGGGAAATCGGTGCGGGTAGTGGAAGCCAGTAAAAACTTTGGAGGCTTGCTCAATACTTTTTACATTGGGGGCAACCACCTGGAATATTATTACCACCACTTTTTTACCCACGATGCGGAGCTGAACTGGCTTATCAAGGAATTAGGTATATCTGATCAGTTGGAGTTTCATGAAACTACTATGGGCGTTTTCCGCAATGGGAAAATCTTCGATTTCAATTCTCCTTTCGATCTTCTAAAGTTTTCCCCCATTAGCTTCATTGATAAAATTCGCTTTGGGCTTACCAGCTTGTACTTAGGTAAGGTTGCCCAATGGGAAAAGTTCGAAGGAGTATCTTCAATGGATTGGCTATACAAATGGGCAGGAAAGGGGACAACTAATTCGCTGTGGAAACCTTTGCTCGACATCAAATTTGGACCTCATGCAGAAAAAGTACCTTTGGCATGGATGATCGGCCGTTTGCGCCAGCGCATGAACTCCCGCAAGAAGGGAGATGAGAAGTTAGGCTACCTAAAAGGCAGTTTGAAAACCTTGCTCGATGCTTTGCTAGAGAAGTTGGTGGAAATGGGAGTGGAACTGGTGGGCGAAGCACCCGTTACAGAATTGTTAATAGAAGGCAAGAAATTAAAAGGAATAGAAACTCCTAAAGGTAAAATAGAGGGCGGTGAATTTGTAATGACCATTCCCACGATTTACCTAAGTCCATTGCTAGGGGCTGCATCAAAACTAAAGGCGCAGCTAGAAGAAATAAAATACTTTGGGGCGGTTTGTACCATCCTCGAGCTGGATAGATCGCTCAGCCCTATTTACTGGCTCAATGTCTCGGACGAGGGCTTCCCTTTTGGCGGGATCATCGAGCATACCAACTTTATAAGTCCTGAAAATTACGAGGGCAAGCATTTGGTTTACCTTTCACGTTACTTCGATATGGAAGAAGATCTTGCCCAGATGAGCGTAGAAGAGATAGGCAAAATAATGGTTGCGCCGCTGAGCAAGATTTATCCTGATTTTAAAGAAAGTGAGATAAAGCAGCTCCATGTGTTTAAAACAAAGACTGCCGCTACTGTTTGCGACTTGAATTTCTCAGGAAAAGTACCAAGCAACAAGACTGAAATTGAAGGCTTGTACTTGGCAAATATGGCGCATATCTACCCCGATGAGCGCAGTGCCAACAACTCGGTGCGTGTAGCAGCCGAAGCCTGTCAAGCTATGGGGCTTGACGCTAGCTTCGTTCCTGCAAATGCATCGCTGGCTGGTAAAATTGGATTTGAGTAA
- a CDS encoding cupin domain-containing protein, producing MNVKDEFSKVEKYFSPRIVEEVNDQYVKIAKIKGEDIPWHNHENEDELFYIVEGALLMEIENKPDTVMEKGDLIVVPKGVNHRVSSDEECFVMLIESKTTEHTGKVTSTITKSIDEQKY from the coding sequence ATGAACGTAAAAGATGAATTTTCGAAAGTAGAGAAATACTTTTCCCCTCGCATAGTAGAGGAAGTCAATGATCAGTACGTCAAAATTGCGAAGATCAAAGGAGAGGACATCCCTTGGCACAACCACGAAAATGAAGATGAGCTATTCTACATTGTAGAAGGGGCACTTTTGATGGAAATAGAAAACAAACCTGACACGGTGATGGAAAAAGGGGATTTGATTGTAGTTCCTAAAGGGGTAAACCACCGAGTTTCTTCCGATGAGGAATGCTTCGTCATGCTTATCGAGTCCAAAACCACGGAACATACGGGGAAAGTCACCTCCACTATTACTAAGTCGATTGATGAACAGAAGTATTGA